A window of Thermosynechococcus sp. NK55a contains these coding sequences:
- the ftsY gene encoding signal recognition particle-docking protein FtsY encodes MVFNWFRRKFGGSGEEPSPAAESPTEAPPAESTESTASPSILNWAKTALQSIQARQALQRPTTVETTEETQETPTAEAVAADAPLPVSGESAQTAVADEPAAVQPVVEAEPGEPDPSPVLDEGFLWSAAVLAAQGRRPEEVDIEEITWLQRLRRGLGKTRRGLVHQLRAIVGQGPLSRDAVEAIEMLLLQADVGVKATDQIIAALQTKIRQETLPADQAIAYLKEILRDILDRPFQQGYRRNFAPKKGTLNIWLIAGVNGVGKTTTIGKLAHIASQSGYRCLIAAADTFRAAATEQVKIWGQRSNVEVIANPGKNTDPAAVVFDAIGAAQARGTELLLVDTAGRLQNKANLMEELKKIRRIIDKKAGDAQIESLLVLDATLGQNGLRQAQIFAEAAQLTGVILTKLDGTAKGGVALAVVQELGLPIRFIGAGEGIKDLRPFSSFEFVEALLSSDVEVAA; translated from the coding sequence TGGCGGCAGTGGTGAGGAGCCATCCCCCGCTGCAGAAAGCCCAACGGAAGCGCCACCTGCAGAATCCACCGAATCCACTGCTTCCCCCAGCATCCTCAACTGGGCCAAAACGGCACTCCAGTCGATTCAAGCGCGACAGGCATTGCAGCGTCCTACAACCGTTGAAACCACTGAAGAAACTCAGGAGACACCGACGGCTGAAGCAGTGGCGGCTGATGCCCCCCTTCCTGTCTCTGGGGAGTCTGCCCAGACCGCTGTTGCGGATGAACCTGCTGCTGTCCAGCCCGTTGTTGAAGCTGAGCCTGGGGAACCAGACCCCTCCCCTGTCCTTGATGAGGGCTTTTTGTGGTCGGCGGCGGTCCTTGCCGCCCAAGGCCGGCGCCCAGAGGAGGTGGATATTGAGGAAATTACTTGGTTACAACGCCTGCGCCGAGGTCTGGGCAAAACTCGTCGTGGGCTGGTGCATCAACTGCGGGCGATCGTCGGCCAAGGCCCCTTAAGTCGGGATGCTGTCGAAGCAATTGAGATGCTGCTGTTGCAGGCGGATGTGGGGGTCAAGGCCACAGATCAAATTATTGCGGCGCTGCAAACAAAAATTCGCCAAGAAACCCTCCCTGCCGATCAGGCGATCGCCTACCTGAAGGAGATTCTGCGGGACATTCTTGATCGCCCCTTTCAACAGGGCTACCGCCGCAACTTTGCTCCGAAAAAGGGCACGCTGAATATTTGGTTGATTGCCGGTGTCAACGGCGTCGGGAAAACCACCACCATTGGTAAGCTCGCCCACATTGCTAGCCAGTCGGGCTATCGCTGTTTGATTGCGGCGGCAGATACCTTTCGGGCAGCCGCCACCGAACAGGTGAAAATTTGGGGACAGCGCTCCAATGTGGAGGTAATTGCCAACCCCGGCAAAAATACCGATCCTGCTGCTGTGGTTTTTGATGCTATTGGGGCTGCCCAGGCCCGAGGCACAGAATTGCTCCTGGTGGATACCGCTGGCCGCTTGCAAAACAAGGCCAACCTGATGGAGGAACTCAAGAAAATCCGCCGCATCATTGATAAAAAGGCGGGCGATGCTCAAATTGAATCGCTCCTAGTTCTCGATGCTACCCTCGGCCAAAATGGTTTGCGTCAAGCGCAGATCTTTGCAGAAGCAGCGCAACTGACTGGGGTCATCCTGACCAAGTTGGACGGAACCGCCAAGGGGGGGGTGGCCTTGGCGGTGGTACAGGAATTGGGGCTACCGATTCGCTTCATTGGTGCTGGCGAGGGCATTAAGGATCTGCGCCCCTTCTCCAGTTTTGAATTTGTCGAGGCCTTGCTCTCCAGTGATGTGGAGGTGGCAGCATGA
- a CDS encoding LL-diaminopimelate aminotransferase, translated as MRLADRLRYFQGNVFDAMDRAKAAVAATGRPIVDLSLGSADLPVADHILAAIEASVRDASTYGYQLFASTAAFRQAVATWFERRFGLRVDPEREVLTLIGSQEGTAHLPLAVMNPQEYALVLDPGYPSHAGGVYLAGGQVYPLPLRSEDHFLPDLAAIPLMVREQAKLLILSYPHNPTTAVAPLDFFKTAVKFCDRYGILLVHDFPYVDLVFDGERAPSIFEVDRDRQVGIEFYSLSKSYNMGGFRIGFAIGRADIIAALRQIKSVIDFNQYAGILRGAIAALTGDQTCVQQTREIFRQRRDAFVQALGDHGWPVPLPPATMYVWAQLPAPWQRDSLGFCQALVQATGIAAAPGSGFGEGGEGYVRFALVRDRPCLEVAAAQIAEFSQTVLKV; from the coding sequence ATGAGGCTGGCCGATCGCCTGCGGTATTTCCAAGGCAATGTTTTTGATGCAATGGATCGGGCAAAGGCAGCGGTGGCGGCCACTGGGCGGCCGATTGTGGATCTCTCCCTTGGTTCTGCGGATTTGCCCGTAGCCGATCACATTCTTGCGGCCATTGAAGCGTCGGTGCGCGATGCCAGTACCTATGGCTATCAACTCTTTGCTAGTACGGCGGCCTTTCGCCAGGCAGTAGCCACTTGGTTTGAACGCCGCTTTGGCCTCAGGGTGGATCCCGAGCGGGAGGTGCTGACGCTCATTGGCTCCCAGGAGGGGACGGCGCACTTGCCCCTTGCGGTGATGAACCCCCAAGAGTATGCCCTGGTGCTCGATCCGGGGTATCCCTCCCATGCGGGTGGGGTCTATCTTGCGGGTGGACAAGTGTATCCACTACCCCTGCGCTCAGAAGATCACTTTTTGCCAGATTTGGCAGCGATTCCCCTGATGGTACGGGAGCAGGCCAAACTTTTGATTCTCAGCTATCCCCACAATCCCACCACGGCAGTGGCGCCCTTGGACTTTTTCAAGACGGCGGTTAAGTTTTGCGATCGCTACGGGATTTTACTGGTACATGATTTCCCCTATGTTGATCTGGTCTTTGACGGGGAGCGGGCACCCTCGATCTTTGAAGTGGATCGCGATCGCCAAGTGGGGATTGAATTCTATAGCCTCTCGAAGTCGTACAATATGGGCGGGTTTCGCATTGGCTTTGCCATTGGCCGTGCCGATATCATTGCTGCCCTGCGCCAAATCAAATCGGTGATTGACTTTAACCAATACGCCGGCATCTTGCGGGGGGCCATTGCTGCCCTCACAGGAGATCAAACCTGTGTCCAGCAGACGCGGGAGATTTTTCGGCAGCGGCGCGATGCCTTTGTCCAAGCCCTCGGCGATCATGGCTGGCCGGTGCCCCTCCCGCCAGCGACGATGTATGTGTGGGCGCAACTGCCGGCGCCTTGGCAACGGGATTCCCTTGGCTTTTGTCAAGCCCTTGTTCAGGCAACTGGGATTGCAGCGGCTCCCGGCTCGGGTTTTGGGGAGGGGGGAGAGGGCTATGTGCGCTTTGCCCTAGTGCGCGATCGCCCCTGTTTAGAGGTGGCCGCTGCCCAAATTGCCGAATTTAGCCAAACGGTCCTGAAGGTGTAG
- the fabG gene encoding 3-oxoacyl-ACP reductase FabG: MRGFGHRAVLVTGGTGGLGQGVVPVLLSHGYTLTVPYIDGAARAALEKQLAAAELANVRFVAADLNNESEVAALLERMPQLDAVVHLVGGFSMGPTAQFALSDWQQSFRLNVETTFLVCKHALKRMQAQQYGRIVTIGSRGAVEPAAELAAYCAAKAAVVAFTRAIAAETKGKNITANVILPSIIDTPANRAAMGEAQATNWVSPAAIAELIAYLISEGAAAISGAVIPIYGNA, encoded by the coding sequence ATGAGGGGATTTGGCCATCGGGCGGTTTTAGTGACAGGCGGCACAGGCGGGCTGGGCCAAGGGGTAGTGCCAGTTCTCCTGAGCCACGGCTATACCCTGACAGTTCCCTACATTGATGGGGCTGCCCGTGCTGCTCTCGAAAAGCAATTGGCGGCGGCGGAATTGGCCAATGTGCGGTTTGTGGCAGCGGACTTGAACAATGAAAGTGAAGTGGCAGCTCTGTTGGAGCGAATGCCGCAATTGGATGCCGTGGTTCACCTCGTGGGTGGCTTTAGTATGGGGCCAACCGCACAATTTGCCCTCAGTGATTGGCAGCAGAGTTTTCGCCTCAATGTCGAGACCACCTTCTTGGTCTGTAAGCACGCCCTTAAACGCATGCAAGCACAGCAATACGGACGCATCGTCACCATTGGCTCACGGGGTGCAGTTGAGCCAGCGGCTGAACTGGCCGCCTATTGCGCCGCCAAAGCCGCAGTAGTGGCCTTTACGCGGGCGATCGCTGCTGAAACCAAAGGCAAAAATATCACGGCCAATGTGATCCTTCCCAGCATTATTGATACCCCCGCCAATCGGGCGGCGATGGGGGAAGCCCAAGCAACAAATTGGGTGAGTCCTGCGGCGATCGCTGAACTGATTGCCTACCTCATTTCCGAGGGAGCGGCGGCCATTAGTGGCGCCGTGATTCCCATCTATGGCAATGCCTAG
- a CDS encoding M15 family metallopeptidase, whose translation MDQDIPVAERLQPITKGKEEPRRGAIVSAIALVAFMGVGAAWFLNRPAESPRGTASTVTPTENLLGHLPYEEAPLAELEPVSGDGQIKLRRAAAERFRAMVAAAQQEGVVLIPLSGFRSKQDQDYLFFEVKEQRAQRARERALVSAPPGYSEHHTGYAIDIGDGTRPQTHLKETFEDTPAFRWLGKNAARFSFELSFPRNNPQGVSYEPWHWRFVGDRHSLQTFYKARQLTLRDQP comes from the coding sequence ATGGATCAAGATATTCCTGTTGCGGAGCGGCTACAACCCATCACCAAGGGTAAGGAGGAGCCTCGGCGAGGGGCAATCGTCAGCGCCATTGCGCTCGTGGCTTTCATGGGGGTAGGAGCAGCCTGGTTCCTGAATCGTCCTGCGGAATCACCCAGGGGAACGGCGTCAACGGTAACGCCAACAGAGAATCTGCTGGGACATCTGCCCTATGAAGAGGCTCCCCTCGCAGAACTGGAACCAGTGAGCGGCGATGGCCAAATCAAGTTACGGCGCGCCGCAGCAGAGCGGTTTCGGGCAATGGTGGCCGCCGCGCAGCAGGAGGGGGTGGTGTTGATACCGCTTTCTGGATTTCGTTCCAAACAGGATCAGGACTATCTTTTCTTTGAGGTCAAGGAGCAGCGGGCACAACGGGCAAGGGAGCGGGCATTGGTGAGTGCACCCCCCGGCTATAGCGAGCACCATACGGGCTATGCCATTGATATTGGTGATGGCACCCGGCCACAGACCCATCTTAAGGAAACCTTTGAGGATACCCCTGCCTTTCGTTGGTTGGGAAAGAATGCGGCTCGTTTTAGTTTTGAACTGTCCTTTCCCCGTAATAATCCTCAGGGAGTGAGTTATGAACCTTGGCACTGGCGATTTGTTGGCGATCGCCACAGTTTGCAAACCTTCTACAAAGCACGACAACTGACACTGAGGGATCAGCCATGA
- a CDS encoding transglycosylase SLT domain-containing protein yields the protein MVQFLSKVKRYQRIGPWLLSLLLATLVLGAGLVKWHHGRSPAPPYRLNGEAPPKSVPALVQWARSGDPLKRDRARYLLAVDSLRRNQPQGALQWLEGLEQTYRPMAAPILLLRAKAYQQQGDDRKAKATWQQLLREYGTAPEAAVALLNLNRPEEAIARFPQHPAVVNYVAQQLEKNPDQVPYLKLVARHGLFLQAYGTYLEILRQRYADQLTPADWEAIAFGYWEKMQYASAAAAYAKAPPTPLNLYRVGRGRQLSEDTAGAIAAYQALIQRFPNSSEAALAQLRLAHLAKTPAARLPLLAKCLQFATQNQAPAIAADALLAQYQAYRELGNTKGAQQTQQQLFKAYPQSSAAAELRWQLAQGAAQKRQWSQAQQWVREILKFNPESELAPQAAFWQGKWQGEAGQPQGQRQTWQLVTERYPHTYYAWRAASLLKKPVGTFTTLRQQRPSVAGDRQTLLPLATGSPTLQELYLLRQFQEAWQRWQWEFQNRVTPTAAEQLTDGLIRLGVGEYLDGIFMLQNLFTRAAREPQVATFLAPLRRDVRFWYALYPLPYWELVKKWSLTHNLNPLLVMALIRQESRFEKDIRSVVGATGLMQLMPETAAWIAEQLNLEDYSLVDPEHNIRLGTWYFDYTHNQYNQNTLLALASYNAGPGNVSQWLERFDIGDSDRFVESIPFPETYGYVKSVLENYWNYWQLYAQP from the coding sequence ATGGTCCAATTCCTCTCGAAAGTAAAACGTTACCAACGGATAGGGCCTTGGCTACTGTCGCTGTTGCTGGCGACGCTCGTCCTCGGGGCTGGGCTGGTCAAGTGGCATCATGGGCGATCGCCGGCGCCTCCCTATAGGCTCAATGGCGAGGCTCCGCCCAAAAGTGTGCCAGCGTTGGTGCAGTGGGCACGCTCTGGGGATCCCCTCAAACGCGATCGCGCCCGTTATCTGCTGGCAGTAGACAGTCTGCGTCGAAATCAGCCCCAAGGGGCTCTCCAGTGGCTCGAGGGTCTTGAGCAGACTTACCGGCCTATGGCTGCACCGATTCTGCTCCTTCGGGCTAAGGCCTATCAGCAACAGGGAGATGACCGCAAGGCAAAGGCAACGTGGCAACAGTTGCTGCGGGAGTATGGCACGGCGCCGGAGGCAGCGGTGGCCCTGTTGAATCTGAACCGGCCAGAGGAAGCAATTGCGCGCTTTCCACAGCATCCTGCCGTCGTCAACTATGTGGCGCAACAGTTAGAGAAAAATCCCGATCAAGTCCCTTACCTGAAGCTGGTGGCACGCCACGGTCTTTTTCTTCAGGCGTACGGTACCTACCTGGAAATTTTGCGCCAGCGCTACGCCGATCAACTCACGCCGGCCGATTGGGAAGCGATCGCCTTTGGCTATTGGGAAAAAATGCAGTATGCCTCGGCAGCAGCGGCCTACGCCAAAGCACCGCCAACCCCCTTGAATCTCTATCGGGTCGGCCGGGGACGCCAATTGAGTGAGGATACCGCCGGGGCGATTGCTGCCTATCAAGCCCTGATCCAACGCTTTCCCAACAGTTCAGAAGCCGCCCTTGCCCAACTGCGCCTTGCCCACTTAGCCAAAACACCGGCGGCACGTCTCCCTTTGCTGGCCAAGTGTCTTCAGTTCGCCACCCAAAATCAAGCGCCAGCGATCGCTGCTGATGCCCTTCTGGCACAGTACCAAGCCTATAGGGAACTGGGGAATACCAAAGGGGCACAACAAACCCAGCAACAGCTCTTCAAGGCCTATCCCCAAAGCAGCGCTGCAGCAGAACTGCGCTGGCAACTGGCCCAAGGAGCTGCCCAAAAACGGCAGTGGTCTCAGGCACAACAGTGGGTTAGGGAGATTCTCAAGTTTAACCCTGAGAGTGAGCTTGCCCCCCAAGCCGCCTTTTGGCAAGGAAAATGGCAAGGGGAGGCAGGACAACCCCAAGGGCAACGCCAAACCTGGCAACTGGTTACGGAGCGCTATCCCCACACCTACTATGCTTGGCGAGCTGCCAGTCTGCTTAAGAAACCAGTGGGCACCTTTACAACCCTGCGACAGCAGCGCCCCTCAGTGGCGGGCGATCGCCAAACCCTGCTCCCTTTAGCGACGGGGAGCCCAACCCTGCAAGAACTGTATCTGCTGCGGCAATTTCAGGAGGCTTGGCAGCGCTGGCAGTGGGAATTCCAGAACCGAGTGACACCAACAGCGGCAGAGCAACTCACTGATGGCCTGATTCGCCTTGGTGTGGGGGAATACCTCGATGGCATCTTTATGCTGCAAAACTTGTTTACACGGGCCGCCAGGGAACCGCAGGTGGCCACATTCTTGGCGCCCCTTCGCCGTGATGTCCGCTTCTGGTATGCCCTTTACCCCTTGCCCTACTGGGAATTGGTCAAAAAGTGGTCACTGACCCACAACTTAAATCCCCTGTTGGTGATGGCCCTGATTCGCCAAGAATCTCGCTTCGAAAAGGACATCCGCTCAGTGGTGGGGGCAACGGGGTTAATGCAGTTGATGCCAGAGACGGCCGCTTGGATTGCCGAGCAGTTGAACCTAGAGGACTATTCCCTTGTGGATCCAGAGCACAATATCCGTTTGGGCACGTGGTACTTTGACTACACCCACAATCAATACAATCAAAACACACTCTTAGCCTTGGCCAGTTACAATGCCGGTCCCGGCAATGTCAGTCAGTGGCTAGAGCGGTTCGACATTGGCGATAGCGATCGCTTTGTGGAATCGATTCCTTTTCCTGAGACCTATGGCTATGTCAAGAGTGTCTTGGAAAACTACTGGAACTACTGGCAACTCTATGCCCAGCCCTAG
- a CDS encoding YtxH domain-containing protein: protein MSRQQSGGGTFLGGLLLGSAIGTVVGLLIAPRSGQETRQLLRKSADALPELLEDITASFEQYRDRLSETTQERWQATLERLKEAIAVGIEVTQQQQQTFRREANGIALSDPDEEDVVNQ from the coding sequence ATGAGTCGGCAACAGAGTGGCGGTGGTACCTTTTTGGGGGGGCTGCTCCTAGGGAGTGCGATCGGCACAGTCGTGGGGCTATTGATTGCTCCCCGCTCTGGTCAAGAAACCCGCCAACTGCTACGCAAATCCGCTGATGCCCTACCCGAACTGCTCGAAGACATTACTGCCAGTTTTGAGCAATATCGCGATCGCCTTTCAGAGACCACCCAGGAGCGCTGGCAGGCAACCCTAGAACGGCTCAAGGAAGCGATCGCCGTCGGTATCGAAGTCACCCAGCAGCAGCAGCAAACCTTTCGGCGTGAAGCCAATGGCATAGCCTTGAGTGACCCTGATGAAGAGGATGTTGTCAATCAATAG
- a CDS encoding rod shape-determining protein, whose translation MGLFSRLSRDIGIDLGTANTLVYVSGRGVVLEEPSVVAIDQNTKQPLAVGTEAKRMLGRTPGNVVAVRPLRDGVIADFERAELMLKHFMRQVHGGKNLFAPRVVIGIPSGVTGVERRAIEDAARGAGAREVHLIDEPVAAAFGAGLPVEEPTGNMIVDIGGGTTEVAVLSLQGTVLSESVRVAGDEISEAIVQYLKKVHNLIIGERTAEEIKIRIGSAYPNDSYDSESMEVRGLHQLSGLPRTVVVKAEEIRESMAEPLSAIIEAIKRTLERTPPELAADIVDRGIMLAGGGALLRGLDTLISHETGIVVHVAADPLRCVVMGTGRVLENFKDLARVFSTQPAVIG comes from the coding sequence GTGGGATTATTTAGTCGGCTATCACGAGATATTGGCATTGACTTGGGGACAGCCAACACACTGGTTTATGTATCCGGACGCGGTGTGGTTTTAGAGGAACCGTCCGTTGTCGCCATTGACCAAAACACCAAACAACCCCTTGCCGTTGGTACTGAAGCGAAGCGAATGCTGGGTCGGACACCCGGGAATGTGGTGGCCGTACGTCCACTGCGGGATGGTGTGATTGCCGACTTTGAACGTGCCGAACTAATGCTGAAGCACTTTATGCGCCAAGTGCACGGCGGCAAGAATCTCTTTGCCCCCCGTGTGGTGATTGGTATTCCCAGCGGTGTTACCGGTGTCGAACGCCGTGCCATTGAGGATGCGGCTCGGGGTGCGGGGGCGCGGGAGGTGCATTTGATTGATGAACCCGTGGCCGCTGCCTTTGGCGCAGGTTTACCAGTGGAAGAACCAACGGGCAACATGATTGTCGACATTGGCGGTGGCACGACTGAGGTGGCGGTTCTCAGTTTACAGGGCACCGTTTTGAGTGAATCCGTCCGTGTGGCTGGGGATGAAATTTCTGAGGCAATTGTCCAATATTTGAAAAAAGTACACAACTTAATTATTGGTGAACGCACAGCTGAGGAGATCAAGATTCGCATTGGCTCTGCCTATCCCAATGACAGCTATGACTCCGAATCCATGGAAGTGCGGGGCCTGCACCAACTCTCTGGCCTACCACGCACAGTTGTAGTCAAAGCAGAAGAGATTCGCGAAAGCATGGCCGAACCCCTGTCGGCGATTATTGAAGCGATTAAGCGTACCCTTGAGCGAACCCCGCCGGAACTGGCCGCAGACATTGTTGATCGCGGGATTATGTTGGCCGGCGGTGGTGCCCTGCTACGGGGTCTCGATACCCTGATTAGCCATGAAACCGGCATTGTCGTCCATGTGGCAGCGGATCCCCTGCGGTGTGTAGTCATGGGTACTGGGCGCGTACTGGAAAACTTCAAAGACTTGGCTCGGGTCTTTTCTACACAACCGGCAGTGATTGGTTAA
- the mreC gene encoding rod shape-determining protein MreC, translated as MAFLLRWWGRYAGSLGLVALVLTTAWILRATNGAAIRELYRLLSLPFQGAVDDQQALIQARTWQLEQQLAALQAENQRLRHMLNAPMLPNLNGRIVPVIGRSSDQWWRSLLLGEGTRQGLTVGSVVVGNGGLVGRITSLTPNTSRVMLLTDPASRVGVVVGRTRQMGILRGQLNQQVIVEFLEKDPKVQPKDVLYTSALSSLYPAGIPIGEVQSVELSDPTHPHATVILGAPFDRLEWVTVIPYAEPTDTFTPN; from the coding sequence ATGGCTTTTCTGCTGCGCTGGTGGGGACGATATGCAGGTAGCCTCGGCCTTGTCGCCTTAGTCCTCACAACGGCTTGGATTTTGCGCGCGACCAATGGGGCAGCGATTCGTGAACTCTACCGCCTTCTCAGTTTGCCCTTTCAAGGCGCAGTGGACGATCAGCAAGCCCTGATTCAAGCTCGCACATGGCAACTGGAGCAGCAACTGGCTGCCCTTCAGGCGGAAAACCAACGGTTGCGGCACATGCTGAATGCACCGATGCTCCCCAATTTGAATGGCCGCATTGTGCCGGTGATTGGTCGCAGTTCCGATCAGTGGTGGCGATCGCTCCTCTTAGGGGAAGGCACTCGTCAGGGCTTAACCGTTGGCTCAGTGGTGGTGGGTAACGGTGGTCTTGTTGGCCGCATTACCAGCCTTACTCCCAATACCAGCCGAGTCATGTTACTCACGGATCCCGCCAGTCGCGTGGGGGTTGTGGTTGGTCGAACGCGGCAGATGGGGATTCTGCGGGGACAACTCAACCAGCAGGTGATTGTCGAGTTTTTAGAGAAAGACCCGAAGGTACAGCCCAAGGATGTTCTCTATACCTCAGCCCTGAGTAGTCTTTATCCAGCAGGCATTCCCATTGGTGAGGTGCAATCGGTGGAACTGAGCGATCCCACCCATCCCCATGCCACCGTTATTCTTGGGGCGCCGTTTGATCGCCTTGAGTGGGTGACCGTCATTCCCTATGCTGAACCGACAGACACGTTTACACCGAACTAG
- the mreD gene encoding rod shape-determining protein MreD produces MLNRQTRLHRTSLTSLNWLITIGSVGLCALLSFIHLPNLPLLVPDWFLIWVVVWSVKRSWGQGVLAGIALGWIQDGLVSAHPSHAVSLALVGGLTALMQKQRFVSEDFISVALITFAMAILQQTIIAIQMTLGSGFPLEEIWQHHRQVALSSAIMSSLWAPLLYAPLNRWWTWLREQE; encoded by the coding sequence ATGCTGAACCGACAGACACGTTTACACCGAACTAGTCTCACTAGTCTCAACTGGCTGATTACCATTGGCTCTGTGGGACTCTGTGCCCTGCTGAGCTTTATTCACTTACCTAACTTGCCTCTATTGGTGCCGGACTGGTTTTTGATCTGGGTGGTGGTCTGGAGTGTCAAGCGATCGTGGGGCCAAGGGGTACTGGCGGGTATTGCCCTCGGCTGGATTCAAGATGGCTTGGTCAGTGCTCATCCTAGCCATGCAGTCAGCTTAGCTTTGGTGGGGGGGCTGACCGCCCTGATGCAAAAGCAGCGTTTTGTTTCTGAGGATTTTATTTCCGTTGCTCTGATTACCTTTGCAATGGCCATCCTGCAGCAAACCATCATCGCAATCCAAATGACCCTTGGCAGTGGCTTTCCCCTAGAGGAAATTTGGCAGCACCATCGGCAAGTAGCGCTTAGCTCAGCTATTATGAGTAGTCTTTGGGCACCCTTGCTCTATGCCCCCTTGAATCGCTGGTGGACGTGGCTGCGAGAACAGGAGTAG
- a CDS encoding alpha/beta hydrolase yields the protein MLKRLSPWLLALALPVGALFTPPVKAANVVSLTYGPFQRSFPLSELEEFVSTQEATGQLRALMRLVPKDSQAKLLELLSMRLPFNVVQTDQILASPIGKDLLKQFSQVTIRRDQAGEVALRGAMLTAAASPEGLSVMSFLKNYPGETINLDLRKLNQMLKKQDGIMSMFGKLRP from the coding sequence ATGCTGAAGCGTCTTTCACCTTGGTTACTGGCACTGGCACTACCCGTAGGTGCCCTTTTCACCCCCCCTGTCAAAGCAGCTAACGTTGTCTCCCTCACCTATGGTCCTTTTCAGCGATCCTTCCCCCTGTCGGAGTTAGAGGAATTTGTGTCCACCCAAGAAGCAACGGGTCAATTGCGAGCATTGATGCGGCTGGTTCCCAAAGATAGCCAAGCCAAGCTCCTTGAACTCTTGAGTATGCGGCTGCCCTTTAATGTTGTGCAAACCGATCAAATTCTAGCCAGTCCCATTGGCAAAGATTTACTCAAACAATTTTCTCAGGTCACAATTCGCCGTGATCAAGCTGGGGAAGTTGCCCTTCGGGGTGCGATGCTCACTGCCGCTGCCTCTCCAGAAGGATTGAGCGTGATGTCGTTTTTGAAAAACTATCCTGGTGAAACCATTAACTTGGATTTGCGCAAGCTCAACCAAATGCTCAAGAAACAAGACGGCATTATGAGTATGTTCGGGAAATTACGCCCATAG
- the rlmD gene encoding 23S rRNA (uracil(1939)-C(5))-methyltransferase RlmD → MSVWQQGATIELRIDSLSHTGEGVGRWQDRVVFVADTVPGDRLRVRLTHVKRQYAHGKVLEVVQPSERRVRPSCIVADKCGGCQWQCVAYAAQLAAKEQLVKDAIARIGHLEPQAFLPILAAPNPFGYRNKVTYPLRRRHGAVVAGYYQKGSHHLVNLNQCPVQDPRLNPLLAALKQALQPWPIYSEQTHEPGFRHLGLRIGQRTGEQLITLVLAGPLPAGLQAAAEGWLQQFQGVMGVCVNFNHQVGNRIFGDETQVLAGRPYLWEEMAGVRFQIASTTFFQVNTAQAEQLVTTLRDWIAPTGQERLVDLYCGVGTLSLPLAGAVAEVIGVEVQSASVQQAIANAQHNGINNAHFVCAKAEEWLPQYNQAVDVLILDPPRKGCDRAVLEAILHNRPPRILYVSCHPATLARDLAHLCSTGTYQLANIQPLDMFPQTAHVETIALLTTA, encoded by the coding sequence ATGAGCGTTTGGCAGCAGGGCGCCACGATTGAGCTCAGGATTGACTCCTTAAGCCACACGGGGGAGGGGGTAGGACGCTGGCAGGATCGGGTGGTTTTTGTGGCCGATACGGTTCCGGGCGATCGCCTGCGGGTGCGCCTGACCCACGTAAAGCGACAATATGCCCACGGCAAAGTTTTGGAGGTGGTGCAGCCTTCAGAACGGCGGGTGCGCCCAAGCTGTATTGTCGCCGATAAGTGTGGCGGCTGCCAGTGGCAGTGTGTGGCCTATGCAGCTCAATTGGCGGCCAAAGAACAACTGGTGAAGGACGCGATCGCCCGTATTGGTCATCTCGAACCCCAAGCCTTTCTACCGATTTTGGCTGCCCCTAACCCCTTTGGCTATCGCAATAAAGTGACGTACCCCCTCCGTCGCCGCCACGGTGCCGTGGTTGCCGGCTATTACCAAAAAGGCTCCCATCACTTGGTGAACCTGAATCAATGTCCGGTGCAGGATCCCCGCCTCAATCCCCTCTTGGCTGCCCTGAAGCAGGCATTACAACCCTGGCCGATCTACAGCGAACAGACCCATGAACCGGGGTTTCGCCACCTTGGTTTGCGCATAGGTCAGCGCACAGGGGAGCAGCTCATTACCCTCGTGCTTGCCGGGCCATTACCCGCTGGTTTGCAGGCAGCGGCAGAAGGTTGGTTACAGCAGTTTCAAGGGGTGATGGGGGTCTGTGTCAACTTCAATCATCAAGTGGGAAATCGCATCTTTGGCGATGAGACACAGGTGCTGGCCGGGCGGCCCTACCTTTGGGAAGAAATGGCAGGGGTGAGGTTTCAGATTGCCTCGACCACTTTTTTTCAAGTCAACACAGCCCAAGCGGAGCAACTGGTCACCACCCTGCGAGACTGGATTGCTCCAACGGGTCAGGAACGACTGGTGGATCTCTACTGTGGCGTGGGGACCCTGAGCCTACCCCTTGCGGGCGCTGTGGCTGAAGTCATTGGTGTTGAAGTGCAGTCTGCCTCGGTACAGCAGGCGATCGCCAACGCCCAACACAATGGCATTAACAATGCTCACTTTGTCTGTGCCAAGGCAGAGGAGTGGCTACCCCAGTACAATCAGGCCGTGGATGTGCTGATTCTTGATCCACCGCGTAAAGGGTGCGATCGCGCCGTTCTTGAGGCCATTCTCCACAACCGTCCCCCACGCATTCTCTATGTCAGTTGTCACCCCGCCACCTTGGCACGGGATCTGGCTCACCTCTGCAGTACCGGTACCTATCAACTAGCAAACATTCAGCCCCTCGATATGTTTCCCCAAACGGCTCATGTAGAAACCATTGCTTTACTGACGACTGCCTAG